GCGGATATTGCGCTACATTTGTGGACTGATAATAGGTCTTCTGGTAGGCCGGTTTTACGACTTCACCATCGGGTAATTTCAGGGAAGGGGCCCAGTAAGCGGAGCTGTCCGCTTGATTATCGCAGGTGGTGTCTGGCTGCGCACGCAGTGTCTGCCTGGTGGAGACCGCATCGGTGTGCGTATTGCCAAAAAAATCATGCCACATTGCCTGATTCGCTTTACCAAACATCATAATCGCGTCATCACCCAGAGTGTGATGATAGCCGCAAACGACATGCGCCTGGGGGCCAGCATGGGCCGGGAGTGCGCCAGCGGCAACGAGCGTAGCCAGGCTTGCGGTAATAAGATTACATTTCATTTTTTACTGTCCGGTTGAATAAACGTGAGAGCAGCAATAGCAGGTCGGAGGGCGATGTTGCATATCATTAATTACTATATTTTATCATTGGTTCTAAATAGCGAAATTAATTACAAACTAAATTTAAATAATGAACGTCATCTTCTTGAATAGGTAAGTTTACAAAAAAAGAGACATTAGTGGTTAAATTCGGGCTGTTTGTGGTAACACCTATCCTTCCATGATGTCTATACTGGTGGCGCTCGCCATTACTGGATAGCGGCTCTGCCGAACCTTGGCTTTATTTTTTAGAAATGCGTTACGCCGCCAGGTCGTGACGTGATCTGCTATGGGCTTTTTATGAAATTATTAAAATGCAGTATTATTGTCGTACTCTTTGGCGTAATTTTATTTATGTTAAGGGATGATATTCGCTATGTCTATCAACTGATAATGAAATATGGCGATAAACCCTCTGCGCTGACGTTGAGCAGTTATAAAGCAGTTATTCAGGAAAAACCAGTGGCAGGCATTAAAAGTAACCTGTCAGGTTTGACCTATTCAGCCGAAGAGAGGATGCTTTTCGCTGTTATTAATAATCCCCCGGAACTGGTCTGGCTGACGACAGAAGGGCAACTCGTGGGGCGGATGGCGCTCCAGGGAATATGTGATCCAGAATCTATCGCCTGGAGCGGAGGGAATCAGTTCCTGATTGGTAGCGAGAAAGAGGGTGCGGTATATAAAACGCAGGTAGATATTCAGCACGGTACCATGCAGATCATCTCCACGGTGAAAATTGAAGGCTATAACAAAGCAAAAAATAAAGGACTCGAAGGTACGGCATGGGATGCGAAAAATGAGAGATTGTATGCCGCAAAAGAAAGAAGGCCTATTGTGCTCACTGAAATCACGATGAGCAAAAATGGTCTCACCCGGGTGTTGCCTTCTACCATCACGGCGAGTGTTAGCGATGTCTCAGGACTGGAATATTATGCCCCGACGGATTCGCTACTGGTATTGTCGGATGAGTCGAAAGTCATTCTGGAGGTCAGTTCCGACTGGCGGGTACGCGATCGGTTGTTTCTGACAGCGGAGTGGTCAGGGCTCAGAGAAGATATCCCTCAGCCAGAAGGGATTGCCATAGATGACGACAATAATTTGTATATTGTGAGCGAACCTAATCTGTTTTATAAGTTTTCCCGTAATATACAGAACGATCAAAATGTATTTTTACTGTCACATCATGAAAACCCGGAACGGCGCACTGAATTTAATAACTGAAGATTGGTTGATTCCTCGTTTGAGTTAGTTATGTTTTACTGACAGCAGTAACGGATTACTTTGTGGTGTAGCGTAACGGTAATTGTCCTCCTCATGTTTGCGGCAGCATAGTCTGCCGCTTTTTTTATGGCATTAATATGAGATTTAATTATCAAATATAATCATTACCAGGCAATAAATATGATTATGCTGTTTTAAAAAAGGCCTCCGAAGAGGCCGTGTGATGGTACCCGTGAGTTATAAAGTATAATGCTCTTCTTCAACGCTTGCGGTATATAGCGTTGCTTCACTAAGGGAAGCCATTTCCGCTGCGTCTGAACTATTGTTGACCGAATTGTCGGCTGGCGGCGTACTGGTAAATGTTCCGTTGATGGTGCCGCTATTGCCGGCGGGATCGGTTGCCGTAATGGTGTATGCGTTTTCTCCTGAATGAATAGCGGATTGCGGCACTGAAACATGCCAGTTACCGGTATCGTTATCAACACTGGCGGTATAGTCCGTATCGTTGACCGTGACCTTCACCTGAATATCCTGATTCGCCTCCACGACTCCCTTAAGGGTGACCGTATTATCCACACCGCTAGCAGTCGATCCCAACGTTGGTTCGGCGGGCGGTTGTGTATCAATAGTCAGACGCTCGTTCAGCGTATTCTCATTCCCGGCAGCGTCTTTAGCCGTAATGGTGTAGTCATAAGCGCCATCATTGAGGGGCTGATCAAGAGTAATTGACCATTTTCCTGTTTCATCTGCGGTTGTTATAAAATCCTTATTATCAATAGTCAGCTTAATTGTTGCGTGAGCTTCTGAGGCGCCGATAAAGGTCGGTGTATTGATGTTAGTGATATTATCGCCTCCGGCGCCGGTATCACTATTACCCTCCATGGAAAGTACTGGCGGTGTAGAGTCGATCGTCAGCCAGCCGGTAGACAGCGAAGAGGCGTTTCCTGCCTGGTCTTTAGCCTGTACCGTATAGCGGTAAACACTGTCATCTAACGCATCAGCATCCGGTAAGGTAAATTCCCATCTGCCGTCATTTTCGGCCTGGAATGTATACGTTTTTTGGTTGAGTGTCAGAATAATCGTTGCTCCCGGTTCTGTTGCGCCAGTAAATGTCGGCGTTTTATCACTGGTGATGTTATCTCCCTTGTCGCCGGTATCTGAATTCTCGGTAAGCGCGCCAGTAGGGGCCGCGGGCGCTGTGGAATCAATGGTAAGCGAACCGCTGGTTGGCGTAGACGTATTTCCGGCGGCGTCTTTTGCCTGTACCGTATAAATGTACGTATCGTCAGGCAGCGCATTTTCTGTCGGCAGTGTGAAACGCCATGCACCGTGAGTATCAGCCTGGATCTCATACGTTTTATTGTTAATGGTAAGAATAATG
The Salmonella bongori NCTC 12419 DNA segment above includes these coding regions:
- a CDS encoding Ig-like domain-containing protein, with the translated sequence MDTQPPAEPTLGSTASGVDNTVTLKGVVEANQDIQVKVTVNDTDYTASVDNDTGNWHVSVPQSAIHSGENAYTITATDPAGNSGTINGTFTSTPPADNSVNNSSDAAEMASLSEATLYTASVEEEHYTL
- a CDS encoding SdiA-regulated domain-containing protein, which translates into the protein MKLLKCSIIVVLFGVILFMLRDDIRYVYQLIMKYGDKPSALTLSSYKAVIQEKPVAGIKSNLSGLTYSAEERMLFAVINNPPELVWLTTEGQLVGRMALQGICDPESIAWSGGNQFLIGSEKEGAVYKTQVDIQHGTMQIISTVKIEGYNKAKNKGLEGTAWDAKNERLYAAKERRPIVLTEITMSKNGLTRVLPSTITASVSDVSGLEYYAPTDSLLVLSDESKVILEVSSDWRVRDRLFLTAEWSGLREDIPQPEGIAIDDDNNLYIVSEPNLFYKFSRNIQNDQNVFLLSHHENPERRTEFNN